In Eriocheir sinensis breed Jianghai 21 chromosome 10, ASM2467909v1, whole genome shotgun sequence, the following proteins share a genomic window:
- the LOC126996568 gene encoding uncharacterized protein LOC126996568 isoform X5 translates to MELRRPRLTTWYCLPPSIPAPPGMPLEVLRRKVKEARHRLFHHARTAPSKTPQKDKSSASESSSVSESSAPAMTPRGPVCCTRREEPLQKYWGGEEGGGGAGAEEEIELLQQFLNLQHLARSRKHSAQLRRIRDSLLLQVRSRPNSMVAPPDPTPPRPPQVTKNDRQQLRDFLLDIGFVQDYSILNRHGYDLATAAHMDALDLAGAGVTEPLHRMALKHELNLVQRPPQIPEEVPETVDKWLEELGLTDYVDNFHLNGIYCPLAAINLNKRDLQLMGVYMQGHRKKILLSLAAIKESLFRR, encoded by the exons GTACTGCCTTCCCCCTAGCATCCCCGCGCCCCCTGGCATGCCTTTGGAGGTGCTgcggaggaaggtgaaggaggcgcGGCACAGGCTCTTCCACCACGCCCGCACCGCCCCCTCCAAGACCCCACAGAAGGACAAATCCTCTGCCAGCGAGTCGAGCAGCGTGAGTGAATCCTCGGCGCCAGCAATGACCCCACGCGGGCCGGTGTGCTGCACGAGGAGGGAGGAGCCCCTGCAGAAGTACTGGGGCGGCGAGGAGGGCGGAGGGGGCGCCGGGGCAGAGGAGGAAATCGAGCTTCTGCAACAATTCCTTAACCTGCAGCACTTGGCGAGGTCCAGGAAGCACTCGGCGCAGCTCAGGAGGATTCGAGACTCGCTCCTCCTGCAGGTTCGAAGTCGCCCCAACTCCATGGTGGCCCCGCCTGACCccacgcccccccgccccccgcaggTCACCAAGAACGACCGGCAGCAGCTGAGGGACTTCCTGCTGGATATTGGTTTCGTCCAGGACTACTCCATACTCAACCGACATGG GTACGACTTGGCCACGGCGGCGCACATGGACGCCCTGGACCTGGCCGGGGCGGGCGTCACCGAGCCGCTGCACAGGATGGCCCTCAAGCACGAACTGAACCTG GTGCAGCGCCCGCCACAGATACCCGAGGAGGTGCCCGAGACGGTGGACAAGTGGCTGGAGGAACTCGGGCTGACGGATTACGTGGACAACTTTCACCTGAACGGGATCTACTGCCCTTTGGCGGCGATCAACCTCAACAAGCGAGACCTCCAGCTGATGGGCGTCTACATGCAAGGCCACAGAAAGAAGATCCTCCTATCCCTTGCGGCGATAAAGGAATCACTTTTTAGGCGATAA